From a region of the Methanoculleus receptaculi genome:
- a CDS encoding universal stress protein translates to MFERILFPTDFSEPSMKVLDYIPALHGVGTREIILVHVIDSKDIGLGASGGQGFLGTVSNQETEARQGLQTEVQHRIIDTRRALEKQGFEVTVLTPAGNPGKEIVAAADAEGASLIVLGSHGRSNIRDRLLGTVSEYVIKNANQPVLVIKRGKESGR, encoded by the coding sequence ATGTTTGAACGCATCCTGTTTCCAACGGACTTCTCAGAGCCCTCGATGAAGGTTCTGGACTACATCCCCGCATTGCACGGGGTGGGAACCCGTGAGATCATCCTCGTCCACGTAATCGACTCAAAGGATATCGGGCTTGGCGCCTCCGGTGGACAGGGGTTCCTTGGAACGGTATCAAACCAGGAGACCGAGGCCCGGCAGGGGTTGCAGACCGAGGTCCAGCACCGGATAATCGACACCCGCCGGGCGCTTGAGAAGCAGGGGTTTGAGGTGACCGTCCTGACGCCCGCCGGCAACCCCGGAAAAGAGATTGTGGCCGCCGCCGATGCCGAGGGAGCATCGCTTATAGTCCTTGGCTCTCACGGCCGGTCAAACATCCGGGACCGCCTGCTCGGGACGGTCTCGGAGTATGTTATCAAGAATGCCAATCAGCCCGTCCTGGTCATCAAGCGGGGGAAGGAGAGCGGGAGATAG
- a CDS encoding PH domain-containing protein gives MSPLTYPIGKEFKPVPAYRTYLYTTFLICLVVLILPWLIPTVVFTPRVVGLGLAIPTVAVIIFVAWWIPLYCESITYRLTQTEITWERGVWFRQTGIVPYNRITNVDISQGPLMRFFSFSSLRVQTAGYSGQARSEIVLTGIADPKDLQETIMGFVRKSGPVATEGEPERAAEFGAVVEELRAIRNLLEAGQRR, from the coding sequence ATGTCCCCTCTCACCTACCCTATCGGCAAAGAGTTCAAACCGGTGCCGGCGTACCGCACCTACCTCTACACTACCTTCCTGATCTGTCTCGTCGTCCTGATCCTGCCCTGGCTTATCCCGACCGTGGTCTTCACCCCGCGTGTGGTCGGCCTCGGCCTTGCCATACCAACGGTTGCCGTCATAATCTTTGTCGCCTGGTGGATACCTCTCTACTGCGAGAGTATAACCTACCGCCTCACCCAGACCGAGATCACCTGGGAGCGCGGTGTCTGGTTCCGGCAGACCGGGATAGTCCCGTACAACCGGATCACAAACGTCGATATCTCCCAGGGGCCGCTGATGCGGTTCTTCTCTTTCTCATCCCTCCGGGTGCAGACCGCCGGCTACTCGGGGCAGGCGCGCTCAGAGATCGTCCTGACCGGGATCGCCGACCCAAAAGACCTCCAGGAGACGATCATGGGGTTTGTCCGGAAAAGCGGCCCCGTTGCAACCGAAGGCGAACCCGAAAGGGCGGCAGAGTTCGGTGCGGTGGTGGAGGAACTGCGGGCTATCCGGAACCTGCTTGAGGCCGGACAGAGGAGATAA
- a CDS encoding tautomerase family protein, whose protein sequence is MPLVKIEIRMGKPVEYRRSMIESVRRAFIEALQTPEAALWIRVCERKEENFPLPPGRSDDAILIEVSLMPGRTAEKKEALFRAIVGNLGRSPGIRPEDLCIVLYEPPVENWAERGERFAAPPG, encoded by the coding sequence ATGCCGCTTGTAAAGATTGAGATCCGTATGGGAAAACCGGTCGAATACCGGAGGTCGATGATCGAGAGCGTCCGCAGGGCATTCATCGAAGCGCTGCAAACCCCGGAGGCCGCCCTCTGGATCAGGGTCTGCGAGCGAAAAGAGGAGAACTTCCCGCTGCCTCCAGGTCGGTCGGACGATGCTATCCTGATCGAGGTCAGCCTTATGCCCGGGCGCACCGCCGAGAAGAAGGAGGCCCTCTTCCGGGCGATCGTCGGGAACCTTGGCCGTAGCCCCGGGATCCGCCCTGAAGATCTCTGTATCGTCCTCTACGAACCGCCAGTCGAGAACTGGGCCGAACGCGGGGAGCGGTTTGCCGCGCCTCCGGGATGA
- a CDS encoding nitrogenase component 1, whose protein sequence is MMPEEQHNPCENPLWPCAMTGAAACLAGFEDVAVVVHGSSGCYFYPASLIGAPIYGTFLLENEVIFGTESRLREVIAEIDDRYSRIAVVNTCVPAIIGEDMSDLGHGDRVLFIDSPGFLGYLETGYRAALEAISPEVDPAAPGVNIGGISLLDPFCRGNAIEARRLLNLAGVPVQTTFCLDRYAATRRAAPFTVETNPDLAPGVGTTCGSLLGLDLLGETFERLGAAIDGVDARPVAEEAAWADARIRKGCDKYLRRFDPPVVAIAGGAAYAEYAADLLDRYLGADIAFIAARNDPGPGKTGITHTTDLALIREMIMDAEPDLILGSSYEQALAPDAAFVGLTPPLRNRVTLSSPAVAGVEGALRLMEVVLNACIDRHRRRGSSAVD, encoded by the coding sequence ATGATGCCAGAAGAGCAGCATAATCCTTGCGAGAACCCGCTCTGGCCCTGCGCGATGACCGGTGCGGCGGCCTGCCTGGCCGGGTTTGAGGACGTTGCCGTTGTCGTCCACGGTTCAAGCGGCTGCTACTTCTACCCCGCCTCGCTCATCGGTGCTCCCATATACGGGACGTTTCTTCTTGAGAACGAGGTTATATTCGGCACGGAGTCAAGGCTGCGGGAGGTTATAGCGGAGATCGACGACCGCTACAGCCGGATAGCCGTGGTCAACACATGTGTGCCGGCGATCATCGGCGAGGATATGAGCGATCTCGGCCATGGTGACCGGGTTCTGTTCATCGACAGTCCCGGGTTCCTCGGCTATCTCGAGACCGGTTACAGGGCGGCGCTTGAGGCGATCTCACCGGAGGTCGATCCCGCCGCGCCGGGCGTCAACATAGGCGGGATCTCTCTTCTCGACCCTTTCTGCCGGGGAAACGCCATAGAGGCGCGGCGGCTTCTCAATCTCGCCGGTGTGCCTGTGCAGACCACGTTCTGCCTTGACCGCTACGCCGCAACCCGGCGGGCGGCGCCGTTCACCGTCGAGACAAACCCGGATCTTGCGCCCGGTGTTGGCACAACCTGTGGTTCGCTCCTCGGTCTTGATCTCCTCGGCGAGACCTTCGAGCGGCTTGGAGCCGCGATCGATGGAGTCGATGCCCGCCCGGTCGCAGAGGAGGCGGCGTGGGCGGATGCCAGGATCAGGAAAGGCTGTGACAAATACCTGCGCCGGTTTGATCCTCCTGTGGTGGCGATAGCGGGCGGCGCCGCCTACGCTGAGTACGCCGCCGACCTTCTCGACCGGTATCTCGGTGCGGATATAGCCTTTATCGCCGCCAGGAACGACCCGGGTCCCGGGAAGACCGGGATCACCCATACGACCGACCTTGCCCTGATCCGGGAGATGATCATGGACGCAGAGCCCGACCTGATCCTTGGCTCGTCCTACGAGCAGGCGCTCGCCCCGGACGCCGCGTTCGTCGGGTTGACGCCCCCGCTCAGGAACAGGGTCACCCTCTCTTCACCCGCGGTTGCGGGGGTTGAGGGTGCGCTCCGGTTGATGGAGGTGGTGCTCAACGCCTGTATCGACCGGCACCGGCGCAGGGGTTCCTCTGCGGTGGACTGA
- a CDS encoding isocitrate/isopropylmalate dehydrogenase family protein produces the protein MQYRVAAIGGDGIGPEIVAAGRDVLDAAGERYGFDIDWTEFDIGAERYLAAGELLTEEDIQDLSKFPAIYFGAIGDERVRPGILEKGILLAIRFHFDQYINLRPIRLLEGVQTPLANKRPEDIDFVVVRENTEDFYVGIGSRFAGGREQKTLEVLREMYSIRFGLDVETDAEEVAYQIGVITREGAGRVIRYAFDLAMQRRKKVTSVDKANVLSDVYGLWRDVFSEVAAGYPGVSTEFNFVDAVTMWFLKNPEWFDVVVTPNMFGDIITDLGAMIQGGLGLAPGGNINPSGTSMFEPIHGSAPKYRGQDVANPFATVWAGSMLLDHIGEHEAAAAVLRAIERSILEGFVTRDMGGEKKTSEVGRHLAALVRTV, from the coding sequence ATGCAATACCGCGTAGCCGCAATAGGCGGGGATGGGATAGGACCCGAGATCGTAGCAGCGGGCAGAGACGTCCTGGACGCCGCGGGAGAGCGTTACGGGTTTGATATCGACTGGACAGAGTTCGATATAGGTGCCGAACGATACCTTGCAGCAGGCGAACTCCTGACGGAGGAGGATATCCAGGACCTCTCGAAGTTCCCCGCGATCTATTTTGGGGCGATCGGTGATGAGCGGGTGAGACCCGGTATACTGGAGAAAGGCATACTGCTTGCTATCCGGTTCCATTTCGACCAGTACATAAACCTCCGGCCTATACGGCTGCTTGAGGGTGTCCAGACGCCGCTTGCGAATAAGCGTCCTGAGGATATCGATTTCGTGGTGGTCAGGGAGAACACGGAGGACTTCTATGTCGGGATCGGATCCAGGTTTGCCGGGGGACGCGAGCAGAAGACGCTGGAGGTTCTGCGGGAGATGTACAGCATCAGGTTCGGTCTGGACGTCGAGACCGATGCTGAAGAAGTTGCATACCAGATCGGTGTCATCACCCGCGAGGGGGCGGGGCGGGTCATCCGCTACGCCTTCGACCTTGCCATGCAGCGGAGGAAGAAGGTCACCTCGGTCGACAAGGCAAACGTCCTCTCCGACGTCTACGGTCTCTGGCGGGACGTCTTCTCGGAGGTTGCCGCAGGTTATCCGGGCGTCTCGACGGAGTTCAACTTTGTCGACGCTGTCACGATGTGGTTCCTGAAGAACCCTGAGTGGTTCGATGTTGTCGTCACCCCGAACATGTTTGGCGATATAATCACCGATCTCGGCGCCATGATACAGGGCGGACTCGGTCTTGCGCCGGGCGGGAACATCAACCCCTCCGGCACCTCTATGTTTGAACCGATCCACGGTTCGGCACCGAAGTACCGCGGCCAGGACGTTGCAAATCCGTTTGCCACCGTCTGGGCGGGCTCGATGCTCCTGGATCACATCGGTGAGCACGAGGCCGCGGCGGCGGTTCTCCGGGCAATCGAGCGGAGTATCCTCGAGGGGTTCGTCACCAGGGATATGGGCGGGGAGAAGAAGACGAGCGAGGTGGGGCGCCATCTTGCCGCGCTCGTCCGGACGGTTTGA
- a CDS encoding 3-isopropylmalate dehydratase small subunit — translation MRVWKFGDDIDTDAIIPGRFLTIYDPAELAKHAFEGTRDEFAVEVRDGDIVVAGRNFGCGSSREHAPLALLGAGVKIVVAKSFARIFYRNAINTGLLPLVCPETDAIQDGEVISVDIKAGCIDLEGRRLPVEPVPDFMKRIVEAGGLVAYARSLDRVETCNTA, via the coding sequence ATGCGGGTATGGAAGTTTGGAGATGATATCGATACGGATGCTATCATCCCCGGCAGGTTCCTGACGATCTACGATCCGGCGGAACTTGCAAAACATGCGTTCGAGGGGACGCGGGATGAGTTTGCAGTAGAGGTGCGGGACGGGGATATCGTGGTCGCCGGCCGCAACTTCGGGTGCGGGTCGTCGCGTGAGCACGCGCCGCTTGCTCTGCTCGGCGCCGGCGTTAAGATCGTGGTAGCAAAGTCGTTTGCCAGGATCTTTTACCGGAACGCGATCAACACCGGGCTCCTGCCTCTGGTCTGTCCGGAGACCGATGCCATCCAGGACGGCGAGGTCATCTCGGTGGATATCAAAGCGGGCTGCATCGATCTGGAGGGAAGAAGGCTTCCGGTCGAGCCTGTGCCTGATTTCATGAAGAGGATCGTCGAGGCCGGCGGTCTCGTGGCCTATGCGAGGAGCCTGGACCGGGTGGAGACATGCAATACCGCGTAG
- a CDS encoding 3-isopropylmalate dehydratase large subunit produces MSATIVEKIFSQHCKRPIRAGRVVMVPVDAAMIHDITGPLAIRVFGEMGGERVFDPERIIMLFDHQVPADSIPAAENHVFMRRFADEQGIRNYDLREGVCHQVVMEKGKAAPGEIVVGTDSHTCTYGAAGAFATGIGSTDMGFVLKFGALYFRVPESILLEIDGTFGRRVGAKDLILSLAGDIGADGATYMALEFTGRAIREMDMAGRMTCANMAIEMGAKAGIVPPDATTWGYVTERRAIEPFDLASDPDASYRERRHYDVTDLAPQVAVPHNVDNVVDVTEVAGTRIDQVFIGSCTNGRYEDLEEAAEVLGSADRFAESVRVIVIPASRTEYLKALRAGLIERFVEAGALVEAPCCGPCMGGAFGLLAPGEVSLSTSNRNFRGRQGSTAASVYLSSPATAAASALYGEITDPREV; encoded by the coding sequence ATGTCGGCGACTATCGTAGAGAAGATATTTTCGCAGCACTGCAAAAGACCCATCCGGGCGGGCAGGGTTGTTATGGTGCCGGTGGATGCGGCGATGATCCACGACATCACCGGCCCGCTTGCAATCAGGGTCTTTGGCGAGATGGGTGGGGAGCGTGTATTCGATCCGGAACGGATCATCATGCTCTTTGACCACCAGGTGCCCGCCGACTCGATACCCGCCGCCGAGAACCACGTCTTCATGCGGCGGTTTGCAGATGAGCAGGGGATCCGCAACTACGACCTGCGCGAAGGCGTCTGCCATCAGGTCGTGATGGAGAAAGGAAAGGCGGCGCCAGGCGAGATTGTCGTTGGGACCGACTCCCACACCTGCACCTACGGCGCCGCTGGAGCGTTTGCGACCGGGATCGGTTCGACTGATATGGGGTTCGTCCTGAAGTTCGGGGCGCTCTACTTCCGGGTGCCGGAGAGCATCCTGCTTGAGATAGATGGAACGTTTGGCCGGAGGGTGGGGGCAAAAGACCTGATCCTCTCCCTCGCAGGCGATATCGGTGCCGATGGCGCAACCTACATGGCACTCGAGTTCACGGGCCGGGCGATACGCGAGATGGATATGGCGGGCCGGATGACGTGTGCGAACATGGCGATAGAGATGGGGGCGAAGGCCGGTATAGTCCCGCCCGATGCAACCACATGGGGCTACGTCACCGAACGGCGCGCAATCGAGCCGTTTGATCTTGCAAGCGACCCCGATGCCTCATACAGGGAACGGAGGCACTACGATGTCACCGATCTCGCCCCGCAGGTTGCCGTCCCGCACAACGTCGATAATGTCGTGGACGTAACGGAGGTTGCCGGAACGAGGATCGATCAGGTCTTCATAGGTTCCTGCACCAACGGCCGTTACGAGGACCTGGAGGAGGCGGCGGAGGTGCTCGGGTCGGCCGACCGCTTCGCGGAGAGCGTCCGGGTGATAGTCATCCCCGCCTCCCGAACGGAGTATCTGAAGGCTCTCCGGGCCGGACTCATCGAACGGTTTGTTGAAGCCGGGGCGCTCGTTGAGGCGCCATGCTGCGGCCCCTGTATGGGCGGAGCGTTCGGGCTGCTTGCACCGGGCGAGGTCTCGCTCTCGACATCCAACCGGAACTTCCGGGGCCGGCAGGGGAGCACCGCGGCATCGGTCTACCTCTCCTCGCCGGCGACGGCAGCGGCAAGCGCACTCTACGGCGAGATCACCGACCCGAGGGAGGTGTGA
- the mutS gene encoding DNA mismatch repair protein MutS — MTDGPTPAMRQYYAVKARYPDAIIFFRMGDFYETFGDDAGVVARELEITLTARGRDRNGERMPLAGVPHHAADGYIARLVNKGYKVVICDQVEDPKTAKGIVKREVTRVITPGTLIDSSMLGSAGAHYLMAVAPDRADSFGLAFLDVSTGEFFVSSGSGERGYADIISEVVRYRPTEAIVPESPGGDLPARLEALGVTVSRYRDDAFDPGVAYKRLCSQFGTTTLDGYGCAQMTGAIAAAGAALLYAQETQQSPLPHISGLSTRVPSENMLLDAITLRNLEITAPIRGGNDANTLLSTLDITETPMGSRMMRSFLIAPLLRKDAIEARLDAVEWFFDRTIERQALRAALGDVADIERIAGRIAYGNAGPRDLVTLRDSLEAIPGIKALFDADAPPLIREALDMMADHASAADLIARAIVDDPPALARSGGMIRDGFNAKLDDLRHLATSGKDWIAEFQQQERERTGIRSLRVGYNRVFGYYIEVTRPNLHLVPPEYERRQTIANGERYTTPDLREKEAMIATAEDRLSALEAEVYADLIRTLAAEVPGLQATARAVGLLDVYSALAEVAARYGYTRPRIEESGRILIRDGRHPVVERNLQTPFVPNDTELDSGGTQIMIITGANMSGKSTYMRAVALCCIMAQMGSFVPARHATIGIVDRVFTRVGAFDDLASGQSTFMVEMLELANILNNVTPQSLVILDEIGRGTSTLDGSAIARAVVEFLHGKAVVGPRTLFATHFHDLVDLEGSLARVKNFHFAVKDTGTDVVFLRKIIPGATDRSYGVHVAHLAGVPKKVTDRARQLMKEASARQLPDGPRAPLYTQMLLIDPGEGVVEENPAIKELRALNPNEMTPIEALNTLCRLHRLANGEDEER; from the coding sequence ATGACCGACGGACCTACCCCGGCAATGCGGCAGTACTATGCTGTGAAGGCACGCTACCCGGACGCTATCATCTTCTTTCGGATGGGAGATTTCTATGAGACCTTCGGGGATGATGCCGGTGTGGTGGCCCGCGAACTCGAGATCACCCTCACGGCGAGGGGCAGGGACCGGAACGGTGAGCGGATGCCTCTTGCAGGCGTCCCCCACCACGCCGCCGACGGCTACATCGCACGCCTGGTGAACAAGGGCTACAAGGTGGTCATATGCGATCAGGTGGAGGACCCGAAGACCGCTAAGGGGATCGTGAAACGGGAGGTCACCCGTGTGATCACCCCGGGGACGCTGATCGACTCCTCGATGCTCGGTTCGGCCGGCGCCCACTACCTGATGGCGGTCGCCCCCGATCGGGCGGACTCATTCGGCCTCGCCTTCCTGGACGTCTCCACAGGCGAGTTCTTTGTATCATCTGGGAGCGGGGAACGCGGTTACGCCGATATCATCTCGGAGGTTGTGCGTTACCGCCCGACGGAGGCGATCGTCCCCGAGAGCCCTGGAGGTGACCTCCCCGCCAGGCTTGAGGCACTGGGGGTGACGGTGAGCCGTTACCGCGACGATGCCTTCGACCCAGGGGTTGCATACAAACGTCTCTGCAGCCAGTTCGGGACGACAACCCTCGACGGCTACGGCTGTGCGCAGATGACTGGAGCCATCGCCGCGGCAGGTGCAGCGCTCCTTTACGCCCAGGAGACACAGCAGTCACCCCTCCCTCACATCTCCGGGTTGTCGACCCGGGTGCCCTCTGAGAATATGCTGCTCGATGCGATCACCCTCCGGAACCTGGAGATCACAGCCCCCATCCGTGGAGGTAACGATGCAAACACCCTCCTCTCAACCCTCGATATCACGGAGACACCGATGGGGAGCCGGATGATGAGGTCGTTTCTGATCGCGCCGCTGCTCCGGAAGGATGCTATCGAGGCGCGGCTCGATGCGGTGGAATGGTTCTTTGACCGCACCATTGAGCGGCAGGCGCTTCGCGCGGCTCTCGGCGATGTTGCTGATATAGAGCGGATTGCCGGGAGGATCGCCTATGGAAACGCCGGCCCTCGTGACCTTGTAACGCTCAGGGACTCGCTCGAAGCGATCCCTGGCATAAAAGCGCTCTTTGACGCCGATGCTCCGCCGCTCATCCGTGAGGCCCTGGATATGATGGCCGACCACGCCTCGGCTGCAGACCTAATTGCCCGGGCTATAGTCGACGACCCCCCGGCGCTCGCCAGATCGGGTGGCATGATCCGCGATGGGTTCAACGCGAAACTCGACGACCTCCGGCACCTGGCGACGTCCGGGAAGGACTGGATCGCCGAGTTCCAGCAGCAGGAACGGGAGAGGACGGGTATCAGGTCGCTCAGGGTCGGCTACAACCGTGTCTTTGGTTACTACATCGAGGTGACAAGACCCAACCTGCACCTTGTTCCTCCGGAGTATGAACGCCGGCAGACGATCGCAAACGGCGAGCGCTACACGACCCCCGACCTCCGGGAGAAGGAGGCGATGATCGCGACCGCTGAGGACCGACTCTCGGCACTTGAAGCAGAAGTCTACGCCGACCTCATAAGGACACTCGCAGCGGAGGTTCCCGGGCTGCAGGCGACCGCCAGGGCTGTAGGGCTGCTCGACGTTTATTCGGCGCTCGCCGAGGTTGCCGCACGCTACGGCTACACCAGGCCGAGGATCGAGGAGAGCGGCCGGATCCTCATCCGCGACGGCCGCCACCCCGTGGTGGAGCGGAACCTCCAGACCCCGTTTGTTCCCAACGACACCGAACTTGACAGCGGCGGCACCCAGATCATGATCATCACCGGGGCGAACATGTCGGGCAAGTCCACCTACATGCGGGCGGTGGCGCTCTGCTGCATCATGGCCCAGATGGGGAGTTTCGTCCCGGCGCGGCATGCAACCATCGGGATCGTCGACCGGGTCTTCACAAGGGTGGGGGCGTTTGACGACCTGGCATCCGGGCAGTCCACGTTCATGGTCGAGATGCTGGAACTCGCAAACATCCTCAACAACGTAACACCGCAGAGTCTCGTCATCCTGGACGAGATCGGCCGGGGGACGAGCACGCTGGACGGTTCTGCCATCGCCAGGGCGGTTGTGGAGTTCCTGCACGGAAAAGCGGTTGTGGGCCCGCGGACGCTCTTTGCAACCCATTTCCACGATCTGGTCGACCTTGAGGGCTCGCTTGCGCGGGTGAAGAACTTCCATTTTGCGGTGAAGGATACCGGAACCGACGTTGTCTTCCTACGTAAGATCATCCCTGGCGCAACGGACAGGAGTTACGGTGTCCACGTCGCCCACCTTGCAGGTGTCCCGAAGAAGGTGACCGACCGGGCAAGACAACTCATGAAAGAGGCATCGGCACGGCAACTCCCCGACGGTCCCCGGGCACCCCTCTACACCCAGATGCTCCTGATCGATCCGGGCGAGGGCGTTGTGGAGGAGAATCCCGCGATCAAAGAGCTCAGAGCGTTGAACCCCAACGAGATGACGCCGATAGAGGCTTTGAACACCCTATGCCGTCTCCATAGGCTTGCAAACGGCGAGGATGAAGAGCGATGA
- the mutL gene encoding DNA mismatch repair endonuclease MutL, with protein MTEIHVLDPETVNQIAAGEVVERPASVAKELLENAIDAGATVILLEIASDAAGITKIQVTDNGEGMTPGEAVLAFQPHATSKIRDITDLSTIRTLGFRGEALASIAAVSEVTMVTRPRGGEALSGTRLVVRGGEIVETAEVGAPEGTTVTVERLFYNTPVRRKFLKSRNTELAHVYAVVESLALAHGEIAFRVVHNGKERMATQRSAGLLATVAGLYGADLARSLLPVEGRLPFLTIRGYVSRPQENRGSPSQISLSINGRSILSRKIAAAVREGYGNLLPKDRYPVAFMDLAIDTGLVDVNVHPTKREVRLSREREILEAVTAAVRKALADHDLSRDAPGEPVQQQIVADDTPPVARETEAVYAAAHRGGPALADKRLRRTEREGEKNLLPAMEPIGQVAATYIAAEGVDGTLYLVDQHAAHERILYDQVVEQRDAESAAQELLVPVILPLSPKEAAALREAIPLLAGEGFVVEEFGRDTFAVRAVPAALGAVEDAAGTVRETIADLLSGESRAHTDRREAVTCIIACRGAIKAGTRLTPEQQRLLISQLARTKTPWTCPHGRPTVVAFDRKKLEKIFGRR; from the coding sequence ATGACAGAGATCCACGTCCTCGACCCCGAGACCGTGAACCAGATCGCTGCCGGAGAGGTCGTGGAACGGCCGGCATCGGTGGCAAAGGAACTCCTGGAGAACGCTATCGACGCCGGGGCAACGGTTATCCTGCTTGAGATCGCATCGGATGCTGCCGGGATAACTAAGATCCAGGTGACCGACAACGGAGAGGGGATGACGCCGGGAGAGGCCGTCCTTGCGTTCCAGCCTCACGCGACGAGCAAGATCCGGGATATCACCGACCTCTCCACGATCAGGACACTCGGGTTTCGAGGTGAGGCGCTCGCGAGCATCGCCGCGGTCTCGGAGGTGACCATGGTCACCCGGCCGCGTGGAGGCGAAGCGCTCAGCGGCACCCGCCTCGTGGTAAGGGGCGGCGAGATCGTGGAGACGGCCGAGGTAGGGGCGCCGGAGGGGACAACGGTCACCGTCGAACGGCTCTTCTACAACACACCCGTCCGCAGGAAGTTTCTAAAGAGCAGGAACACCGAGCTTGCCCACGTCTACGCGGTCGTTGAGAGCCTGGCGCTGGCGCATGGCGAGATCGCCTTCAGGGTGGTGCACAACGGGAAAGAGCGGATGGCAACCCAGCGATCCGCAGGACTGCTTGCAACCGTCGCGGGACTGTATGGTGCCGACCTGGCCCGATCGCTCCTCCCCGTCGAGGGGAGGCTTCCGTTCCTTACCATCCGCGGCTACGTATCCCGGCCCCAGGAGAACAGGGGGAGCCCCTCACAGATCTCTCTCAGCATCAACGGACGAAGCATACTCTCCCGCAAGATCGCCGCCGCCGTCAGGGAGGGTTACGGAAACCTCCTCCCTAAAGACAGATACCCGGTAGCGTTCATGGACCTTGCGATCGATACCGGGCTTGTTGACGTCAACGTCCACCCGACCAAGCGAGAGGTCCGGCTATCCAGGGAGCGCGAGATCCTGGAGGCGGTCACCGCAGCGGTGAGGAAAGCGCTCGCAGACCACGACCTCTCACGGGATGCGCCAGGAGAGCCAGTGCAGCAGCAGATCGTGGCGGATGATACGCCACCGGTGGCGCGGGAGACTGAAGCGGTCTACGCGGCCGCTCACCGCGGCGGACCCGCCCTGGCCGATAAACGCCTCCGCCGGACAGAGAGGGAGGGGGAGAAGAACCTTCTGCCGGCGATGGAGCCGATAGGGCAGGTGGCCGCAACCTACATCGCGGCGGAGGGGGTCGACGGCACCCTCTACCTCGTCGACCAGCATGCCGCCCATGAACGGATCCTCTACGACCAGGTCGTGGAGCAGCGTGATGCCGAATCCGCCGCACAGGAACTGCTCGTCCCGGTCATCCTCCCCCTCTCTCCGAAAGAGGCCGCCGCGCTCCGGGAGGCGATCCCGCTCCTGGCGGGGGAGGGGTTTGTGGTGGAGGAGTTCGGCCGGGACACATTCGCCGTCCGGGCAGTCCCCGCCGCCCTCGGTGCGGTGGAGGACGCCGCCGGCACGGTCAGAGAGACCATCGCCGATCTCCTCAGCGGCGAGTCCCGCGCTCACACCGACCGGCGGGAGGCGGTCACCTGCATAATCGCCTGCAGGGGCGCAATCAAGGCCGGCACCCGTCTCACGCCAGAGCAGCAGCGACTGTTGATCTCGCAGCTCGCCCGGACGAAGACCCCATGGACGTGTCCGCACGGGAGACCAACGGTTGTGGCGTTCGATAGAAAGAAACTCGAAAAGATCTTCGGGCGGAGATGA
- a CDS encoding S16 family serine protease produces MGRNTHLLEKTLAVLLVLSVAANIFLLGLILSPAGAGLSPAVPEAEDGVGTPSAALAPASATGGTATMEVPVVIQRIEVRQGGPFPYQEVTTGGGMVNITVEVAPGKGRVLVQTTPLMGTVFQDAANHAVAAAARHSGVDISGTDVIFSIRSAEEVSEIDGPSAGAAMAALLVSVLEDFQINESVTVTGTIDENGNIGAIGGVLEKAEAAYRSGKTILLLPRENNQVVGYREEVRLLGNLKVVRQLPVAMDAQTCIQEILGIQVGYVETLDDLLTYLRADEGSRTVSGAV; encoded by the coding sequence ATGGGGCGCAATACACACCTGCTGGAAAAGACCCTGGCGGTTCTGCTCGTGTTATCGGTTGCTGCAAATATCTTTCTTCTGGGTCTCATCCTCTCCCCCGCAGGAGCCGGCCTATCCCCGGCCGTCCCGGAGGCGGAGGATGGGGTCGGCACCCCCTCGGCCGCGCTCGCGCCAGCCTCAGCGACGGGTGGGACCGCCACGATGGAGGTGCCGGTGGTCATCCAGCGCATTGAGGTCAGGCAGGGCGGCCCCTTCCCCTACCAGGAGGTTACAACCGGGGGCGGGATGGTAAACATCACGGTTGAGGTTGCGCCAGGGAAAGGGCGTGTTCTCGTTCAGACAACGCCGCTGATGGGGACGGTCTTCCAGGACGCTGCAAACCACGCGGTCGCTGCTGCCGCCAGGCACTCCGGCGTGGACATATCAGGGACCGATGTCATCTTCAGCATCAGGAGCGCGGAAGAGGTCTCCGAGATCGATGGGCCCAGCGCAGGAGCGGCCATGGCCGCGCTGCTGGTCTCGGTGCTTGAAGACTTCCAGATCAACGAGAGCGTGACGGTGACGGGGACAATCGATGAGAACGGGAATATAGGCGCGATCGGCGGTGTTCTGGAGAAGGCTGAGGCCGCTTACCGCAGCGGAAAGACGATTCTCCTCCTCCCCCGGGAGAACAACCAGGTGGTTGGTTACCGTGAGGAGGTCAGGCTACTAGGCAACCTCAAGGTCGTGCGCCAACTGCCGGTTGCCATGGACGCACAGACCTGTATCCAGGAGATCCTGGGGATCCAGGTGGGGTATGTGGAGACCCTCGATGACCTGCTCACATACCTCCGTGCAGACGAAGGTTCAAGAACGGTCTCTGGCGCAGTCTGA